A stretch of Dietzia lutea DNA encodes these proteins:
- a CDS encoding TetR/AcrR family transcriptional regulator encodes MTQGSTWSARPSVPRTGRLSADDWARAGLDLLMTEGRSAVKISRLCADFGVTKGSFYWHFADFDALMAAVARLYFSQEMDAARGLVTMEEMPPSSGWRR; translated from the coding sequence ATGACCCAGGGATCGACCTGGTCGGCCCGCCCGAGCGTGCCCCGGACCGGACGTCTCTCGGCGGACGACTGGGCCCGCGCCGGCCTCGACCTCCTCATGACCGAGGGCAGGTCCGCGGTCAAGATCAGCCGCTTGTGTGCGGACTTCGGCGTCACCAAGGGCAGTTTCTACTGGCATTTCGCCGACTTCGACGCCCTCATGGCCGCAGTGGCCCGGCTCTACTTCTCGCAGGAGATGGACGCCGCCCGCGGGCTGGTCACCATGGAGGAGATGCCCCCGAGCAGCGGTTGGAGACGATGA